A region from the Rosa rugosa chromosome 6, drRosRugo1.1, whole genome shotgun sequence genome encodes:
- the LOC133717048 gene encoding protein yippee-like At4g27740, which translates to MAEYGGNPFFSCRSCKNPLALHEDLLSKKYWAKSGAAYMFSHAMNVIVGQKEDRKLITGVFSVADIYCSNCGQELGWKYVQAYDPRQMHKEGKFIIERAKILKEY; encoded by the exons ATGGCGGAATATGGTGGCAACCCCTTCTTCAGCTGCAGGAGCTGCAAAAACCCTCTGGCTCTGCACGAAGATCTTCTGTCAAAAAAATATTGG GCAAAATCTGGGGCAGCATACATGTTCTCTCATGCAATGAACGTCATTGTGGGACAAAAGGAGGACAGGAAGTTGATTACTGGTGTTTTTTCTGTTGCTGACATATATTGCAGCAATTGTGGTCAAGAATTAGGATGGAAGTATGTTCAAGCTTATGATCCGCGGCAAATGCACAAGGAAGGCAAGTTTATAATCGAGAGAGCAAAAATTCTCAAGGAGTACTAA
- the LOC133717028 gene encoding uncharacterized protein LOC133717028 has protein sequence MAAAPALNMLFNCNQMETLNGSNFKKWKQDLELCLGYSDYEHVLNEDPPAELTPTSTREAKDKYAQWHKHNRMALVIMKRSMSEAVKGGIPDAKLAREHFKNIEEKNIRYQTKLKLVLS, from the exons ATGGCTGCAGCTCCAG CTTTGAATATGCTTTTTAATTGCAACCAAATGGAAACCCTTAACGGTTCAAACTTCAAGAAGTGGAAACAAGACCTAGAATTATGTCTAGGGTATAGTGACTATGAGCATGTGTTGAATGAAGATCCCCCAGCAGAGTTGACACCCActagcactagagaagctaagGATAAATATGCACAGTGGCATAAACACAATAGGATGGCCCTGGTCATTATGAAGAGATCTATGTCTGAAGCAGTTAAGGGTGGCATACCAGATGCGAAATTGGCCAGAGAGCACTTTAAAAATATTGAggaaaaaaatatcagatatCAGACAAAGCTGAAACTGGTGCTCTCATGA
- the LOC133715601 gene encoding protein yippee-like At4g27745 — MADLVGPRLYSCCNCRNHVSLHDDIVSKAFQGKHGRAFLFSHAMNIVVGAKEDRHLMTGLHTVADISCGDCHEVLGWKYERAYEASQKYKEGKFIFEKSKIVKEGW; from the exons ATGGCGGATTTGGTAGGGCCTAGATTGTACAGCTGCTGTAATTGCCGAAACCATGTTTCACTTCATGATGATATAGTTTCTAAAGCCTTTCAG GGAAAACACGGTCGAGCTTTTCTGTTCTCCCATGCGATGAATATAGTTGTTGGGGCGAAGGAAGACAGGCATCTGATGACGGGTCTGCATACTGTGGCTGACATCTCTTGCGGCGACTGCCATGAGGTGTTGGGGTGGAAGTATGAAAGAGCCTATGAGGCTTCACAGAAGTACAAGGAAGGGAAGTTCATATTTGAGAAGTCGAAAATTGTTAAGGAGGGTTGGTAG
- the LOC133717027 gene encoding uncharacterized protein LOC133717027: MRRSNVSNIQKPTTGNAPSKHFRVAATDLPCPNGSRSTSGSVMSKRSRVQTTDQPCQNSVEDGLNSAIGTTTERTTTGIRISSRLQHQTANDQLLINVTTEERNDNVMSASNQEPPTVITTCQTVFCNFRYKLKKHFEKFSTIEEAIENKHDDVKTQEEWEFLCARFSSEKFQIRSEKNAINRSKLTHHHKSGSKSFMSHQEQIAAHTGEMQSAIDRFETEYKSTKKGWDLGAKAKWDEMIKMRTETTQPDGTRTMTDDEICAKVLGVKSGYIKGCGFGPRPPPLRVSHLSINEMSEKNKELQEQLQETQHLVGTQQQKIDAQNEVIQRLEEQAKKFEEFMANFSRQHPSS, encoded by the exons ATGCGCCGTTCCAATGTGTCTAACATTCAAAAGCCTACTACTG GTAATGCACCGAGTAAACACTTTCGTGTAGCAGCTACTGATCTGCCATGCCCAAATGGATCCCGTTCTACTTCAg GTAGTGTAATGAGTAAACGCTCTCGTGTGCAAACTACTGATCAGCCATGCCAAAATTCTGTAGAAGATGGACTTAATTCTGCTATTGGTACCACTACAGAACGAACTACTACGG GAATCAGAATTAGTTCACGTCTTCAGCATCAAACTGCTAATGATCAGCTATTGATAAATGTTACAACTGAAGAGCGAAATGATAATGTGATGTCAGCTAGTAATCAAGAGCCTCCTACAG TAATTACAACATGTCAGActgtattttgtaattttcgttaTAAGTTGAAGAAACATTTTGAGAAATTTTCAACAATTGAGGAAGCAATTGAAAACAAACACGATGATGTCAAGACTCAGGAAGAATGGGAGTTTCTCTGTGCTCGTTTTTCTAGTGAAAAGTTTCAG ATTCGTTCAGAGAAGAATGCTATAAATAGGTCAAAGTTGACACATCACCACAAATCTGGGTCAAAGTCATTTATGTCTCACCAAGAGCAAATT GCAGCACATACTGGAGAGATGCAAAGTGCAATTGATCGCTTTGAAACAGAGTACAAAAGCACTAAAAAAGGTTGGGACTTGGGAGCAAAAGCAAAGTGG gaTGAAATGATTAAGATGCGAACTGAGACAACTCAACCTGATGGAACTCGGACAATGACAGATGATGAAATTTGTGCAAAAGTCCTCGGAGTCAAATCAGGCTACATCAAGGGTTGTGGTTTTGGCCCTAGACCTCCACCCTTAAGGGTCTCTCATTTGTCGATAAATGAAATGTCTGAAAAGAACAAAGAGTTGCAAGAACAGCTTCAGGAGACCCAACACCTTGTAGGGACTCAACAACAAAAGATTGATGCACAAAATGAGGTGATCCAAAGATTGGAGGAGCAAGccaaaaagtttgaggagtttATGGCTAACTTTTCCAGGCAACATCCATCAAGTTAG
- the LOC133713656 gene encoding RNA-binding protein 2-like, with amino-acid sequence MADAYWRYSDGRQPPPSGMNSGMGKRPRPDYDSHSGHDLPGYYPHEDDRGSLRGMRDTDSINASYDRYLRSAQMSSYSGGQSARNMSGGLPGRSVDDPRMMGMVEPGPVKERVLGLGSGRPEVPLPPGATSTLFVEGLPANCTRREVAHIFRPFVGYKEVRLVSKESRHPGGEPLVLCFVDFMSPAHAATAMDALQGYTFDEHDRDSVNLRLQFARYPGARSGGGHRGKR; translated from the exons ATggccgacgcttattggaggTACAGCGACGGACGGCAGCCGCCTCCGTCGGGGATGAATTCCGGCATGGGGAAGCGCCCGCGTCCCGATTACG ATTCCCATAGTGGCCATGACCTGCCTGGTTATTATCCCCATGAAGATGATAGAGGTTCACTCCGTGGGATGAGAGATACAGACTCCATTAATGCATCATATGATCGCTACCTGCGTTCTGCG CAAATGTCATCTTATAGTGGGGGACAGTCTGCTAGAAACATGAGCGGGGGACTACCTGGTCGTTCTGTTGATGACCCACGAATGATGGGAATGGTTGAACCTGGGCCTGTAAAAGAGAGGGTCTTGGGATTGGGAAGTGGGAGGCCTGAGGTTCCCCTTCCTCCTGGTGCTACCAGTACACTTTTTGTGGAAGGATTGCCTGCCAACTGTACACGACGTGAAGTAGCTC ACATCTTTCGCCCATTTGTTGGCTACAAAGAAGTGAGACTCGTAAGCAAGGAATCAAGACAT CCTGGAGGTGAACCTTTGGTACTTTGTTTTGTTGATTTTATGAGCCCTGCCCATGCAGCCACTGCTATGGATGCCTTGCAAG GTTATACGTTCGATGAGCATGACCGGGACTCGGTCAATTTAAGGTTGCAATTTGCTCGCTATCCTGGTGCGAGGTCAGGTGGGGGGCACCGAGGGAAGCGTTGA
- the LOC133713655 gene encoding oligopeptide transporter 6-like, with translation MEIDNSTAVKIEQEDERSVIEQVELTVPKTDDPTLPVLTFRMWVLGLVSCVLLSFVNQFFWYRTQPLTVTSISAQIAVVPVGHFMARVLPTRRFFQGTRFEFTMNPGPFNVKEHVLITIFANCGAGSVYATHILTAVKIFYKRKLTFLPAFIVMLTTQVLGFGWAGIFRKYLVEPEKMWWPGNLVQVSLFSALHEKSKRPKGSMTRTQFFLLVMIASFAYYIFPGYLFIMLTSISWVCWIRPNSILVNQLGSGMKGLGIGSFGIDWSTISAYLGTPLASPWFASANIAVGFFVVMYVISPIAYWSNIYRAKTFPIFSSHLFMANGSRYEVLDIIGSNFQLDRGEYAKKGPLHMSTFFAFTYGFGFAALSATIMHVLLFHARDILDSFHGNKKKDVHARLMKNYKSVPTLWFILILAINIALILFASVYYKESLQLPWWGALLACFMALAFTYPIGVIYATTNMEPGLNIITEYVIGYLYPEHPVANMCFKVYGYISMTQALSFVSDFKLGHYMKIPPRAMFTAQMVGTVVAVVVYQCTAWWLMADIQNLCDTSLLPADSPWTCPMDRVFFDASVIWGLVGPRRIFGNLGEYSNINWFFLGGAIAPVLVWLAHWTFPKQKWILAVNMPVLLGATGMMPPATAINFTSWIFLAFVSGFVVFRYRQDLWKKYNYVVSGGLDAGTAFVTILVFLTLQSQNINLDWWGNKGEPCPLATCPTAKGVVVAGCPVL, from the exons ATGGAGATAGATAATAGTACTGCTGTAAAGATTGAGCAGGAAGATGAGCGCTCTGTCATTGAGCAAGTGGAGTTGACAGTGCCAAAAACCGATGACCCTACCTTGCCGGTGCTCACATTCCGAATGTGGGTTCTGGGTTTGGTCTCATGTGTCCTTCTCTCCTTTGTGAACCAGTTTTTCTGGTACAGGACTCAGCCGTTGACTGTGACATCCATCAGTGCACAGATTGCTGTGGTGCCAGTCGGACATTTCATGGCGAGAGTGCTGCCCACGCGCCGTTTTTTCCAAGGTACTCGGTTTGAGTTCACCATGAATCCGGGGCCTTTTAATGTCAAGGAACATGTTTTGATCACTATATTTGCGAATTGCGGGGCTGGAAGTGTTTATGCTACTCATATCTTGACTGCTGTTAAGATCTTCTACAAGAGGAAGCTCACTTTTCTTCCTGCCTTTATTGTTATGCTCACCACTCAG GTGTTGGGGTTTGGTTGGGCTggaattttcagaaaatatcTGGTTGAGCCAGAGAAGATGTGGTGGCCCGGTAATCTGGTTCAGGTTTCATTGTTCAG TGCTCTGCATGAGAAGAGCAAAAGGCCTAAAGGAAGCATGACTCGTACCCAGTTCTTCCTCCTAGTGATGATTGCCAGTTTTGCTTACTATATCTTCCCTGGCTATCTTTTCATCATGCTAACATCTATTTCTTGGGTGTGTTGGATTCGACCCAATTCTATTCTAGTTAACCAGCTGGGTTCTGGCATGAAAGGCCTTGGAATCGGTTCTTTTGGGATTGACTGGTCTACTATTTCAGCATATCTTGGTACTCCTTTGGCTAGCCCATGGTTCGCCTCGGCCAACATTGCTGTTGGATTTTTCGTTGTCATGTATGTGATATCACCCATCGCTTACTGGTCTAATATCTACCGCGCCAAGACATTCCCAATATTTTCTAGCCATTTGTTCATGGCTAATGGTTCAAGATACGAGGTCCTCGATATCATTGGTTCCAATTTTCAACTTGATCGCGGTGAATATGCAAAGAAAGGGCCTCTGCATATGAGCACCTTTTTCGCTTTTACTTATGGTTTTGGATTTGCTGCACTTTCTGCTACAATTATGCATGTTCTACTTTTTCATGCAAG ggatatACTGGACTCGTTTCATGGAAATAAGAAAAAGGATGTCCATGCAAGGCTCATGAAGAATTACAAATCGGTGCCAACATTGTGGTTTATCCTCATCCTTGCGATCAATATTGCTCTTATCCTGTTTGCTTCTGTGTATTACAAGGAGTCACTTCAATTGCCTTGGTGGGGTGCATTGCTTGCTTGTTTCATGGCCCTTGCTTTCACATACCCAATCGGTGTCATCTATGCCACAACAAACATg GAACCAGGTTTGAATATTATCACAGAATATGTGATTGGATACCTTTACCCTGAGCACCCTGTAGCCAACATGTGCTTCAAAGTGTATGGTTACATAAGTATGACACAAGCTCTATCATTTGTGTCGGATTTTAAGCTCGGTCACTACATGAAGATTCCGCCAAGAGCAATGTTCACAGCACAGATGGTAGGAACCGTTGTAGCAGTGGTTGTATACCAGTGCACAGCGTGGTGGCTGATGGCAGACATTCAGAACCTCTGTGATACCTCCCTGCTGCCAGCGGATAGCCCTTGGACCTGTCCAATGGACCGTGTGTTCTTTGATGCGTCTGTTATCTGGGGTCTCGTTGGACCCCGCAGAATTTTTGGAAACCTCGGTGAATACAGTAACATCAACTGGTTTTTCCTTGGTGGTGCTATTGCCCCGGTGCTTGTTTGGCTTGCGCACTGGACTTTCCCCAAACAAAAATGGATTCTTGCTGTTAACATGCCTGTCTTGCTAGGTGCCACAGGAATGATGCCCCCTGCCACTGCTATAAACTTTACAAGTTGGATATTTTTGGCATTTGTTTCGGGTTTTGTTGTCTTCAGGTACCGGCAAGATTTGTGGAAGAAGTATAACTATGTTGTCTCTGGTGGTCTTGATGCCGGAACTGCCTTTGTTACAATATTGGTGTTCCTTACCTTGCAGTCCCAGAACATTAATCTCGACTGGTGGGGGAATAAAGGAGAGCCCTGCCCCTTGGCTACATGCCCTACCGCCAAAGGGGTTGTAGTTGCTGGCTGCCCGGTCCTCTGA